In Acipenser ruthenus chromosome 15, fAciRut3.2 maternal haplotype, whole genome shotgun sequence, a genomic segment contains:
- the LOC117421901 gene encoding protein angel homolog 1-like, whose amino-acid sequence MIGSILCYVLFPLSRLICRLTGKLQKYDDLEDGSPPLLADRRGVQGSLLSQEEKALLQKWPGGRSVGQQGELGDTVTVGQQLEPETVPTESSGQDFKRQEDLDRSAQSEQSAEKGSVVLDLEKSLSAPPAKGAEGMGDRFLAGWHFSTALGDREVVDYPSWQFQGMSYSPPAEMAPLEVAWREWEDLSGSHSQGLLPQSQESEEQFEFTIMSYNILSQDLLEVNADLYAHCPLEILTWDFRLNNILQELQKWEPDILCLQEAQENHFREQLEPFLSSMGYDCVYKRRTGSKTDGCAVCYQRTKFSVVSVSLVEYFRPDTELLDRDNVGLVVLLQPMMTERLAGGGQRSKVGPICIANTHLLFNPRRGDVKLTQLSIMMAEIDRMIDPWQEQGRSCPVLLCGDFNSVPNMPLYQFIRTGQLHYQGLPTWMISGQEDCSYKPYQRKLYAPLWPNRLGITDSCRYVTQCEKNKSDKLRYSHPFMLQFRYCQIACQRPHDLELIQGVTDAKPELPENWSQYTSVEHRLDSESYFPRFSNTIRHGLNLTSVYSHYFSDTGQPEVTTLHSGFGATVDYIFYTAEPVSNGQQGGRRLLQDGPLKLLGRLSLLSEEDLWAMKGLPNEIYSSDHICLLAKFRLDTSYF is encoded by the exons ATGATTGGGAGCATACTTTGCTACGTTCTTTTTCCGTTATCACGGTTGATCTGCAGGTTAACAG GTAAATTACAGAAGTATGATGACTTGGAGGATGGCAGCCCCCCTCTCCTAGCGGACAGGAGAGGGGTACAAGGGAGTTTACTTAGCCAGGAAGAGAAGGCACTGCTGCAGAAGTGGCCAGGGGGAAGAAGTGTGGGTCAGCAGGGTGAATTGGGGGACACAGTGACTGTTGGGCAACAGCTAGAGCCAGAGACTGTACCtacagaatccagtggacaggaTTTTAAAAGACAGGAGGATCTGGACAGGTCGGCTCAGAGCGAGCAGTCTGCAGAGAAGGGCAGTGTGGTGCTGGATTTGGAAAAGAGCCTCTCGGCACCTCCTGCTAAGGGTGCGGAGGGCATGGGAGACCGTTTTCTTGCGGGATGGCACTTCTCTACAGCACTGGGGGACAGGGAGGTAGTGGACTACCCATCTTGGCAATTTCAAGGCATGAGCTATTCCCCCCCTGCGGAGATGGCACCCCTTGAAG TGGCATGGAGAGAGTGGGAGGATTTGTCAGGATCACACTCTCAGGGGCTCCTTCCGCAGAGCCAAGAGAGTGAAGAGCAGTTTGAATTCACAATCATGAGCTACAATATACTGTCGCAGGACCTCTTGGAAGTGAATGCGGATCTGTATGCACACTGCCCCCTGGAAATTCTGACCTGGGATTTCCGACTGAATAACATCCTTCAGGAGCTGCAGAAATGGGAACCAGAT ATCTTGTGCCTTCAAGAAGCTCAAGAGAATCACTTCCGGGAGCAGCTTGAACCATTCCTGTCATCAATGG GTTATGATTGTGTTTACAAACGTCGGACAGGCAGCAAGACAGACGGGTGTGCAGTCTGTTACCAGAGGACCAAGTTTTCAGTGGTCTCTGTCAGTCTTGTAGAATACTTTAGACCGGATACAGAACTTTTAGACAGAGACAATGTGGGACTTGTGGTGCTTTTACAACCAATGATGACTGAGAGGCTAGCAGGTGGAGGACAGAGGTCGAAGGTCGGCCCCATTTGCATTGCCAACACTCACCTTTTGTTCAATCCTCGGAGAGGCGACGTCAAACTGACCCAGCTGTCAATAATGATGGCAGAAATCGACCGGATGATAGATCCATGGCAGGAGCAGGGCAGGAGCTGTCCGGTTCTACTCTGCGGGGATTTCAATTCTGTCCCCAACATGCCACTGTACCAGTTTATCCGGACTGGTCAGCTTCATTACCAGGGACTGCCGACTTGGATG atttCTGGACAGGAGGACTGTTCATATAAACCTTACCAAAGGAAACTGTATGCCCCCTTGTGGCCAAACAGACTGGGAATAACTGACAGCTGTCGCTATGTCACTCAGTGTGAGAAGAACAAGTCAG ACAAGCTCAGATATAGCCATCCCTTTATGCTTCAGTTTCGCTACTGTCAGATTGCCTGCCAACGGCCTCATGACCTTGAGCTGATACAAGGGGTGACGGATGCAAAGCCAG AACTTCCTGAGAACTGGTCACAGTACACCAGTGTAGAACACAGACTGGATTCAGAATCTTACTTTCCCag ATTCAGCAACACAATCCGGCATGGTCTGAACCTGACCTCGGTGTACAGCCATTACTTCAGTGATACAGGACAGCCTGAAGTGACGACCCTTCACTCCGGATTCGGGGCTACAGTTGACTACATCTTCTACACCGCAGAGCCGGTCAGCAATGGGCAACAGGGAG GGCGAAGGCTGCTCCAGGATGGCCCACTGAAGTTGCTTGGGCGCCTCTCATTGCTCTCTGAGGAGGACCTTTGGGCAATGAAGGGATTACCTAATGAAATCTACTCCTCTGACCACATTTGCCTACTTGCTAAATTTCGCTTGGACACCAGCTATTTTTAA
- the LOC117422542 gene encoding leucine-rich repeat-containing protein 74A: MNEILARCAVMESHPSRCCQLTDVTSFEMSQSCIPIETLSLDHPSECPVHKDCSGDEWDTDLEPEEVAEKTKGISANDLYLQACEVVGVVPVSYFLRNLGNPILNLNHHGLGPLGAKALAIALVSDMKITNLELEDNHILAEGAKYLMDMLKGNCSIQDLNMSNNHLQSAGAEHVSKMLLDNVSLRSIKLSGNEFTEHDAKSFADVLSSNYRVKELDLSHNEFCEKGGEHLGQMLANNEGLHVLNLSWNHLRMKGAVALSAGLKVNLTIKSLDLSWNGFGNEGVLALGEALKFNSTLLYLDLSSNRVTNEGAGMLCKGLEANDTLKVLKLSNNPLTVEGALALLNSVKNTPKSALEKLNISNVLVNEVFLQLLEKTCQEHQGLEVIFGGVGGFIARKPKQHPDPMKMIQDYLDERKLRLWDFFRNIDKDGFMKVPVSDFRKAVQQTNIPLDRVQIEELIHRLDKDRTGMVDYRGLADTRKQMMRDQRRQLRKQESRQKKEKQKSDRVLQTFQSAVEAVTPRSSMVISPGLPGDSSSSQHFSATPLSSWHHVVMSNSSRYSVPNMSTEHVHLPPIGIQPRPGSSLKVRSSSQPNLHPEVRATSRTKPISALEFQTNSQPEITSSHPVSPASNSLTRSRPALTAHKHQTSTKASNHKSKPAKGKS; encoded by the exons ATGAATGAAATCCTCGCTCGCTGTGCAGTTATGGAGTCCCATCCTTCCAGGTGCTGCCAGCTGACTGATGTTACAAGCTTTGAGATGTCCCAGTCTTGCATTCCCATTGAGACCCTGTCTCTGGATCACCCGAGCGAGTGTCCGGTGCACAAAGATTGCAGTGGAGATGAGTGGGACACTGATCTGGAGCCTGAAG AGGTTGCTGAGAAAACCAAGGGAATTTCAGCCAATGATCTGTACCTGCAGGCCTGTGAGGTGGTGGGCGTGGTCCCTGTCTCTTACTTCCTGCGTAACCTAGGCAACCCCATCCTCAACCTGAACCACCACGGACTGGGGCCCCTGGGAGCCAAAGCTCTTGCTATAGCACTTGTG AGTGACATGAAGATCACAAACCTGGAACTGGAAGATAATCATATACTTGCAGAGGGTGCCAAATACCTGATGGACATGTTAAAGGGAAATTGCTCCATTCAAGATCTG AACATGTCTAATAATCACCTGCAGTCTGCTGGTGCTGAACATGTCTCCAAAATGTTACTGGACAACGTCTCCCTGAGATCAATTAAGCTATCAG GAAATGAATTCACGGAACATGATGCCAAGAGCTTTGCAGATGTCTTGTCT TCCAATTACAGAGTGAAGGAGCTGGACCTGAGCCACAATGAGTTCTGTGAGAAGGGTGGGGAACACCTTGGCCAGATGTTAG CCAACAATGAAGGGCTGCATGTCTTAAACCTGAGCTGGAACCACCTGCGGATGAAAGGAGCGGTGGCTCTGAGCGCCGGACTCAAA GTCAACCTGACTATCAAGTCTCTCGACCTCTCCTGGAATGGCTTTGGGAATGAAGGAGTGCTGGCGTTAGGAGAGGCTCTTAAATTTAACAGCACGTTACTGTACCTGGACCTCTCAAGCAACCGCGTCACCAACGAGGGGGCGGGCATGCTGTGTAAAGGACTGGAGGCCAACGACACGCTGAAAGTTCTGAAG CTGTCTAACAATCCCCTGACTGTGGAAGGGGCCCTGGCCCTGCTCAACTCGGTGAAAAACACCCCAAAATCAGCCCTGGAGAAGCTCAACATCTCA AACGTCCTGGTGAATGAAGTGTTTCTGCAGCTGCTGGAAAAGACGTGTCAGGAACATCAGGGGCTGGAGGTCATCTTTGGAGGGGTTGGGGGCTTCATTGCCAGGAAACCAAAGCAGCACCCCGACCCCATGAAAATGATTCAG GATTATTTGGATGAACGCAAGCTACGCCTCTGGGATTTCTTCCGGAACATTGATAAAGATGGATTCATGAAAGTGCCCGTCTCTGACTTCAGAAAAGCTGTGCAG CAAACCAATATCCCTCTTGATCGGGTTCAAATTGAGGAGCTGATACACAGACTAGACAAGGACAGGACTGGGATGGTGGACTACAG GGGCCTTGCTGACACCCGAAAGCAGATGATGCGGGATCAACGGCGGCAGCTGCGGAAGCAAGAATCCCGTCAgaagaaggagaagcagaagagTGACCGCGTGCTCCAAACCTTCCAGAGCGCTGTGGAGGCGGTCACCCCTCGCAGCTCCATGGTGATATCTCCAGGGTTACCAGGGGACTCCAGCAGCTCTCAGCACTTCTCAGCCACGCCCCTCAGCTCGTGGCACCACGTGGTGATGTCAAACAGCAGCCGCTACTCCGTGCCGAACATGAGCACCGAACATGTTCACCTCCCGCCGATTGGGATCCAACCTCGCCCCGGTAGTTCACTGAAGGTCCGGTCCTCCTCGCAACCCAACCTGCACCCTGAGGTTCGGGCTACTTCCCGGACCAAGCCCATCTCTGCCCTGGAATTCCAGACAAATTCACAACCTGAGATCACTTCTTCTCATCCGGTTAGCCCTGCGTCAAACAGCTTGACCAGGTCCAGGCCAGCCCTGACAGCTCATAAGCATCAAACATCCACCAAAGCTTCTAATCATAAAAGCAAGCCTGCCAAAGGAAAAAGCTAA